Proteins from a genomic interval of Cupriavidus pauculus:
- a CDS encoding dTDP-4-dehydrorhamnose 3,5-epimerase family protein, with protein MQCEALALPGCFLLHGARLGDARGDFMKLFHAPTLAAQGLETAFAESYVSTSHAGVIRGMHFQRPPHDHAKLVSCLTGRARDGLVDLRRGSPTFGRSLSLMLSADVPAMLYIPRGIAHGFAAHVDDTRLWYLVSSVHEPAADAGIHVDDVGIDWWDGAPALAGATPILSPRDTAHPSLAAYLAHTDFS; from the coding sequence ATGCAGTGCGAGGCGCTGGCGCTGCCCGGCTGCTTTCTGCTGCACGGCGCCCGCCTGGGCGACGCGCGGGGCGACTTCATGAAGCTGTTCCACGCGCCCACGCTGGCCGCCCAGGGGCTGGAGACCGCGTTTGCCGAATCGTACGTGTCGACGTCCCACGCGGGCGTGATCCGCGGCATGCACTTCCAGCGGCCGCCGCACGACCACGCCAAGCTGGTGAGCTGCCTGACCGGCCGCGCGCGCGACGGGCTGGTGGACCTGCGGCGCGGCTCGCCCACCTTTGGCCGTAGCCTGAGCCTGATGCTCAGCGCCGACGTGCCGGCCATGCTCTACATCCCGCGCGGCATCGCGCACGGCTTTGCCGCCCATGTCGACGACACGCGGCTCTGGTACCTGGTTTCCAGCGTGCATGAGCCGGCGGCCGACGCCGGCATCCATGTGGACGACGTCGGCATCGACTGGTGGGACGGTGCGCCCGCGCTGGCCGGCGCCACGCCGATCCTGTCGCCGCGCGACACCGCACACCCGTCGCTGGCCGCGTACCTGGCCCACACCGACTTTTCCTGA
- a CDS encoding alpha/beta fold hydrolase, whose protein sequence is MATQNMTVDDAMQLAANAWVQGNPAQAADIARQILANRPGHVGARHLDLTIRHGVNHLQFTAIGLHRPDLYDIGDFSYGVPAVFPHNQADQPARLRVGRYCTIAHDVKVILGSYHRHDWHTIYPFTAPNFGTLFRPARPVPDFSSTRGGVSIGNDVWIGAHSVILSGVTIGDGAVIGAGSVVSRDVGAYEVWAGNPAQFVKRRFDEATSARLQALRWWDWPKEEVEASIGWIMNEGGPALDKLAQHKAAMIHKMRATTKGERIVAGASGIVRLRLPQQWKAGAPTWVVLHGSLGSIDGVKDFEAAAPGVNLVFADLPGSGASWCPADYSAEGFARELRPAIDQAIDGDYRIVGVSFGGAVGLAMARDNGRCRGVLLLDTPFEAKKLWHNHQFLRGAIAGDPDNQHVRRFAWEIYGVTEHALTERTYWHLLDDLPTPVQVLTGDVPMHPPRRTAKVACCLDKEDLAALRRRGIGVQQVAGGHDLIHDNPAAVVKAMDAFAAEAVAAA, encoded by the coding sequence ATGGCGACACAGAACATGACGGTTGACGATGCCATGCAGCTCGCGGCCAACGCCTGGGTGCAGGGCAACCCCGCCCAGGCGGCCGACATCGCGCGGCAGATCCTGGCGAACCGGCCCGGCCATGTGGGTGCCCGCCATCTGGACCTGACGATCCGGCACGGCGTGAACCACCTGCAGTTCACCGCCATCGGGCTGCACCGGCCCGACCTGTACGACATCGGCGACTTCAGCTACGGCGTGCCGGCCGTGTTCCCGCACAACCAGGCGGACCAGCCGGCGCGGCTGCGCGTGGGCCGCTATTGCACGATCGCGCACGACGTCAAGGTCATCCTGGGCAGCTACCACCGTCACGACTGGCACACGATCTACCCGTTCACGGCGCCCAACTTCGGCACGCTGTTCCGGCCGGCCCGGCCCGTGCCGGACTTCTCGTCCACGCGCGGCGGGGTCAGCATCGGCAACGACGTCTGGATCGGCGCGCATTCGGTGATCCTGTCGGGCGTGACGATTGGCGACGGCGCGGTGATCGGCGCCGGCTCGGTGGTGTCGCGCGACGTGGGCGCCTACGAGGTCTGGGCCGGCAATCCTGCCCAGTTCGTCAAGCGCCGCTTCGACGAGGCCACCAGCGCCCGGCTGCAGGCGCTGCGCTGGTGGGACTGGCCGAAAGAGGAAGTGGAAGCCAGCATCGGCTGGATCATGAACGAAGGCGGCCCCGCGCTGGACAAGCTCGCGCAGCACAAGGCCGCGATGATCCACAAGATGCGCGCCACCACCAAGGGCGAGCGCATCGTGGCCGGTGCCAGCGGCATCGTCCGGCTGCGGCTGCCGCAGCAGTGGAAGGCCGGCGCGCCCACCTGGGTGGTGCTGCATGGCTCGCTGGGCTCGATCGATGGCGTGAAGGACTTCGAGGCCGCCGCGCCCGGCGTCAACCTGGTCTTTGCCGATCTGCCGGGCTCGGGTGCGTCGTGGTGCCCGGCCGACTACTCGGCCGAAGGGTTCGCGCGCGAGCTGCGCCCGGCCATCGACCAGGCCATCGACGGCGACTACCGCATCGTGGGCGTCAGCTTTGGCGGCGCGGTGGGCCTGGCGATGGCGCGCGACAACGGCCGCTGCCGGGGCGTGCTGCTGCTGGACACGCCGTTCGAGGCGAAGAAGCTCTGGCACAACCACCAGTTCCTGCGCGGCGCCATTGCCGGCGACCCCGACAACCAGCACGTGCGCCGCTTTGCCTGGGAAATCTACGGCGTCACCGAGCACGCGCTGACCGAGCGCACCTACTGGCACCTGCTGGACGACCTGCCCACGCCGGTGCAGGTGCTGACCGGCGACGTGCCGATGCATCCGCCGCGCCGCACCGCCAAGGTGGCGTGCTGCCTGGACAAGGAAGACCTGGCCGCGCTGCGCCGCCGGGGGATTGGCGTGCAGCAGGTGGCCGGCGGCCACGACCTGATCCACGACAACCCCGCGGCAGTCGTCAAGGCCATGGACGCGTTCGCGGCCGAGGCCGTGGCCGCCGCCTGA
- the rfbH gene encoding lipopolysaccharide biosynthesis protein RfbH, protein MSKESLRAKIAGLVEEYAALVQSETPGFRPGETVIPPSGKVVGAPEMKAMVEASLDAWLTTGRFNDAFEQRLGQLLGVKHVLTVNSGSSANLVAFATLTSPRLGDRAIRPGDEVIGVAAGFPTTVNPILQCGAVPVFVDVELGTYNVDASRIEAAITPRTKAIMLAHTLGNPFNLEVVTALCRKYNLWLVEDCCDALGATYNGQLVGTFGDIGTLSFYPAHHITMGEGGAVFTNNHALKTIAESFRDWGRDCYCPPGKDNTCNRRFCWKLGNLPEGYDHKYTYSHLGYNLKITDMQAACGLAQIDRAEGFIAARRHNFGFLRERLAACSEMLILPEATPNSDPSWFGFPVTLRPEANVRRTDVVTYLDQYRIGTRLLFAGNLTRQPYMIGRNYRVVGDLTNSDIVMNDTFWLGIYPGLSESMLDFVGEKLEQFFGVGF, encoded by the coding sequence ATGAGCAAAGAATCTCTACGCGCAAAGATTGCCGGTCTCGTCGAAGAGTACGCGGCACTGGTCCAGAGCGAGACGCCGGGCTTCCGGCCCGGTGAAACCGTCATCCCGCCGTCGGGCAAGGTGGTGGGCGCCCCGGAAATGAAGGCGATGGTCGAGGCGTCGCTGGACGCCTGGCTGACCACGGGCCGCTTCAACGACGCGTTCGAGCAGCGGCTGGGCCAACTGCTGGGCGTGAAGCACGTGCTGACGGTCAACTCGGGCTCGTCGGCCAACCTGGTGGCGTTTGCCACGCTGACGTCGCCGCGCCTGGGCGATCGCGCCATCCGCCCCGGCGACGAGGTGATCGGCGTGGCTGCTGGCTTTCCGACCACGGTCAACCCGATCCTGCAGTGCGGCGCCGTGCCGGTGTTCGTCGATGTGGAACTGGGCACGTACAACGTGGACGCCAGCCGCATCGAGGCCGCCATCACGCCGCGCACCAAGGCGATCATGCTGGCCCACACGCTGGGCAACCCGTTCAACCTGGAAGTGGTGACGGCGCTGTGCCGCAAGTACAACCTCTGGCTGGTGGAGGACTGCTGCGACGCGCTGGGCGCCACCTACAACGGCCAGCTGGTCGGCACGTTCGGCGACATCGGCACGCTGAGCTTCTACCCGGCCCACCACATCACGATGGGCGAGGGCGGCGCGGTGTTCACGAACAACCACGCGCTGAAGACCATCGCCGAGTCGTTCCGCGACTGGGGCCGCGACTGCTACTGCCCGCCGGGCAAGGACAACACCTGCAACCGGCGCTTCTGCTGGAAGCTCGGTAACCTGCCCGAGGGCTACGACCACAAGTACACGTACTCGCACCTGGGCTACAACCTCAAGATCACCGACATGCAGGCCGCCTGCGGCCTGGCGCAGATCGACCGCGCCGAGGGCTTCATCGCCGCGCGCCGCCACAACTTCGGCTTCCTGCGCGAGCGCCTGGCCGCCTGCAGCGAGATGCTGATCCTGCCGGAAGCCACGCCGAACTCGGACCCGTCGTGGTTCGGCTTCCCGGTGACGCTGCGGCCCGAGGCCAACGTGCGCCGCACCGACGTGGTCACCTACCTGGACCAGTACCGCATCGGCACGCGGCTGCTGTTCGCGGGCAACCTGACGCGCCAGCCGTACATGATCGGCCGCAACTACCGCGTGGTGGGCGACCTGACCAACTCGGACATCGTCATGAACGACACGTTCTGGCTGGGCATCTATCCGGGGCTGTCGGAGTCGATGCTCGACTTCGTGGGCGAGAAGCTCGAACAGTTCTTCGGCGTCGGGTTCTGA
- a CDS encoding acyltransferase translates to MNRISTLAKISPLADIERSVRGNHVAVGDDVTIDSFVKIKFAGGDGNVEIGPRCYLNSGVVIYSGNGVRMGEGVLIAANTTLAPTNHEYRSRERTIIAQRFMPSRGGIVIGDDCWIGANCVLLDGTVLGTGCVVGAGTVLKGEWPDYAVIAGNPARIVKYRD, encoded by the coding sequence ATGAACCGCATCTCCACGCTGGCAAAGATCTCGCCGCTGGCCGACATCGAACGCTCGGTGCGCGGCAACCACGTGGCCGTGGGCGACGACGTGACCATCGACAGCTTCGTCAAGATCAAGTTCGCGGGCGGCGACGGCAACGTCGAAATCGGCCCGCGCTGCTACCTGAACTCGGGCGTGGTGATCTACTCGGGCAATGGCGTGCGGATGGGGGAGGGCGTGCTGATCGCGGCCAACACCACGCTGGCGCCGACCAACCACGAGTACCGCTCGCGCGAACGTACGATCATCGCGCAGCGCTTCATGCCGTCGCGCGGCGGCATCGTGATCGGCGACGACTGCTGGATCGGCGCGAACTGCGTGCTGCTGGACGGCACCGTGCTCGGCACGGGCTGCGTGGTGGGCGCCGGCACCGTGCTCAAGGGCGAGTGGCCGGATTACGCGGTGATCGCTGGCAATCCGGCCCGCATCGTCAAGTATCGCGACTGA
- a CDS encoding O-linked N-acetylglucosamine transferase family protein, with product MKRQPRGSGSHALEEAWALFRIGNYQAAYGTADQAGRRGAPPAQVEYLKGYSLLLLDRDAEALPLAEQALARWPDDLALQGLLGMLLTRQDNARDARPLLERALVARPDDTNLQLSMARVHTMMNERRAAQDLYQRLVEADPTNYIAFANLGNERRANGDPAGGLQAYRVARYGDPSLATNRSNVLLGMLSAEDTTAQTLRAEAEDFAAMLTRDAVPATAPLGSTAPRIRIGFLSADLGWHAIAYFLIPLIANIDRNRFDVYLFRMNRKHDVLTEKLAQYATAMIDVSTLSTLDTVQRIRREDIDVMVDLGGYTGQSPLLVLAHRVAPVQMTWLGFPGTTGMPSIDYRISDWTGDPAGTESHYTETLLRAPVFCAFHPLVTSPLQVYEDKYRVKDTPALRNGYITFGSCNGLTKLSDLTLRLWSAVLAACPDSRLLIEAQNVAREGVRELFEARLAAHRIDLDRVELIDRVAENQYVMYHRIDIALDATPYTGGTTTCDALWMGVPVVSLTGPAFHQRISAVFLKDCGLDPLICEDEAAYVNVACELASDVGRLNELRLSLRQRVETSAMTDAPAFAAWFEQQAYALSHARKGLPEAMPAREQGVYFGGTWYSTTDMALSVAAHIETGQYDKLHNVLENLSSTWYRHWMVTYGLAVYKYHMASRTEAIDLLIEAIGQRPYALPLYRLLAAWLEENDYDKSALAGLLAEQFGLDLATLEAGPVPTAFEIAGMKVEVVDAQEEAVA from the coding sequence ATGAAAAGACAGCCAAGGGGAAGCGGATCGCACGCGCTGGAAGAAGCGTGGGCATTGTTCCGGATCGGCAACTATCAGGCCGCCTACGGCACGGCCGACCAGGCCGGCCGGCGCGGCGCGCCACCGGCGCAGGTGGAATACCTGAAGGGTTACTCGCTGCTGCTGCTGGACCGCGACGCCGAGGCCCTGCCGCTGGCCGAGCAGGCGCTGGCCAGGTGGCCCGACGACCTGGCCCTGCAGGGCCTGCTGGGCATGCTGCTGACCCGCCAGGACAATGCCCGCGACGCCCGGCCGCTGCTGGAACGCGCGCTGGTGGCCCGTCCGGACGACACGAACCTGCAGTTGTCGATGGCGCGCGTCCACACGATGATGAACGAGCGCCGCGCCGCGCAGGACCTTTACCAGCGTCTGGTCGAGGCCGATCCCACCAACTACATCGCGTTCGCCAACCTGGGCAACGAACGCCGCGCCAACGGCGACCCGGCCGGCGGCCTGCAGGCGTACCGCGTGGCCCGCTACGGCGATCCGTCGCTGGCAACCAACCGCTCCAACGTGCTGCTGGGCATGCTGAGCGCCGAAGACACCACCGCCCAGACGCTGCGCGCCGAGGCCGAGGACTTTGCCGCGATGCTGACGCGCGATGCCGTGCCCGCCACGGCGCCGCTGGGCAGCACGGCGCCGCGCATCCGCATCGGCTTCCTGTCCGCCGACCTGGGCTGGCACGCCATTGCCTACTTCCTGATCCCGCTGATCGCCAACATCGACCGCAACCGCTTCGATGTCTACCTGTTCCGCATGAACCGGAAGCACGACGTGCTGACCGAGAAGCTGGCGCAGTACGCCACGGCGATGATCGACGTGAGCACCCTGTCCACGCTGGACACCGTGCAGCGCATCCGCCGCGAGGACATCGACGTGATGGTCGACCTGGGCGGCTACACCGGCCAGTCGCCGCTGCTGGTGCTGGCGCACCGCGTGGCGCCGGTGCAGATGACGTGGCTGGGCTTTCCGGGCACCACCGGCATGCCGTCGATCGACTACCGGATCTCCGACTGGACCGGCGACCCGGCCGGCACGGAGAGCCACTACACCGAGACGCTGCTGCGCGCGCCGGTGTTCTGCGCGTTCCATCCGCTGGTCACCAGCCCGCTGCAGGTCTACGAGGACAAGTACCGCGTCAAGGACACTCCCGCGCTGCGCAACGGCTACATCACGTTCGGCTCGTGCAACGGGCTGACCAAGCTGAGCGACCTGACGCTGCGGCTCTGGTCCGCCGTGCTGGCCGCCTGCCCGGACAGCCGGCTGCTGATCGAGGCCCAGAACGTGGCCCGCGAAGGCGTGCGCGAGCTGTTCGAGGCCCGCCTGGCCGCGCACCGCATCGACCTGGACCGCGTGGAGCTGATCGACCGCGTGGCCGAGAACCAGTACGTGATGTACCACCGCATCGACATCGCGCTGGACGCCACGCCGTACACGGGCGGCACCACCACGTGCGATGCGCTGTGGATGGGCGTGCCCGTGGTGTCGCTGACCGGCCCGGCCTTCCACCAGCGCATCTCTGCCGTGTTCCTCAAGGACTGCGGGCTCGACCCGCTGATCTGCGAGGACGAGGCCGCGTACGTCAACGTGGCCTGCGAGCTGGCGTCCGACGTGGGCCGGCTCAACGAACTGCGCCTGTCGCTGCGCCAGCGCGTGGAGACCAGCGCGATGACCGACGCGCCGGCCTTCGCCGCGTGGTTCGAGCAGCAGGCCTACGCGCTGTCGCACGCGCGCAAGGGCCTGCCCGAGGCGATGCCCGCGCGCGAGCAGGGTGTCTACTTCGGCGGCACGTGGTACTCCACCACCGACATGGCGCTGAGCGTGGCCGCCCACATCGAGACGGGCCAGTACGACAAGCTGCACAACGTGCTGGAAAACCTCAGTTCCACGTGGTACCGCCACTGGATGGTCACCTACGGGCTGGCCGTCTACAAGTACCACATGGCGTCGCGCACCGAGGCCATCGACCTGCTGATCGAGGCCATCGGCCAGCGCCCGTACGCGCTGCCGCTGTACCGCCTGCTGGCCGCGTGGCTGGAAGAGAACGACTACGACAAGTCCGCGCTGGCCGGCCTGCTGGCCGAGCAGTTCGGCCTGGACCTGGCCACGCTCGAAGCCGGCCCCGTGCCCACCGCGTTCGAGATCGCCGGCATGAAGGTCGAGGTCGTGGACGCGCAGGAGGAGGCCGTCGCATGA
- the rfbG gene encoding CDP-glucose 4,6-dehydratase, with protein MEALAAYHGRRVFVTGHTGFKGAWLSMWLARAGARVTGYALAPATEPNLFTLADVARDLHAHHVADIRDAARLQQAMQAAEPEIVFHLAAQPLVRESYRTPVDTWSTNVMGTVNVLEAVRASPSVRAVVVVTTDKCYENREWLWGYRETDPLGGHDPYSASKAGAELVVASYRRAFLASAGQHLASARAGNVIGGGDWSADRLIPDAARAAAAGQPLRIRHPEATRPWQHVLESLHGYLLLGTRLLGDDAAAFADAFNFGPAASDNRPVQAVLEGLQRHWPQLRWELDAAMRAAAPHEAGYLYLDSSKAMRTLGWQPRWTLDRALLATADWYRQVQASPAHARAITEAQIDAFVSRDT; from the coding sequence ATGGAGGCGCTCGCCGCTTACCACGGCCGGCGCGTGTTCGTGACCGGCCACACCGGCTTCAAGGGCGCGTGGCTGTCGATGTGGCTCGCGCGTGCCGGCGCCCGCGTCACCGGCTACGCGCTGGCCCCCGCCACCGAGCCCAACCTGTTCACGCTGGCCGATGTCGCCCGCGACCTGCACGCGCACCACGTCGCCGATATCCGCGACGCCGCGCGCCTGCAGCAGGCCATGCAGGCGGCCGAGCCCGAGATCGTGTTCCACCTGGCGGCCCAGCCGCTGGTGCGCGAAAGCTACCGCACGCCGGTCGATACGTGGTCGACCAACGTGATGGGCACCGTCAACGTGCTCGAAGCGGTGCGCGCCAGTCCATCGGTGCGCGCCGTGGTGGTCGTCACGACCGACAAGTGCTACGAGAACCGCGAATGGCTCTGGGGCTACCGCGAGACCGATCCGCTAGGCGGCCACGACCCCTACAGCGCCAGCAAGGCCGGCGCGGAGCTGGTCGTGGCGAGCTATCGCCGGGCGTTCCTGGCGTCGGCCGGCCAGCATCTGGCCAGCGCCCGCGCCGGCAACGTGATCGGCGGCGGCGACTGGTCGGCCGACCGGCTGATCCCCGATGCCGCGCGCGCCGCGGCGGCGGGCCAGCCGCTGCGCATCCGCCATCCGGAAGCCACGCGGCCGTGGCAGCACGTGCTGGAATCGCTGCACGGCTACCTGCTGCTCGGCACCCGGTTGCTCGGCGACGACGCGGCCGCCTTTGCCGACGCCTTCAACTTCGGCCCGGCCGCCAGCGACAACCGGCCCGTCCAGGCCGTGCTGGAAGGCTTGCAGCGTCACTGGCCGCAACTGCGCTGGGAACTCGATGCCGCGATGCGCGCGGCGGCGCCGCACGAGGCCGGCTATCTGTACCTGGATTCGTCGAAGGCCATGCGCACGCTCGGCTGGCAGCCGCGCTGGACGCTCGACCGCGCCCTGCTGGCCACGGCCGACTGGTACCGCCAGGTGCAGGCATCGCCCGCCCACGCGCGCGCCATCACCGAGGCCCAGATCGACGCGTTCGTCAGTCGCGATACTTGA
- a CDS encoding EscU/YscU/HrcU family type III secretion system export apparatus switch protein codes for MSDHPSDRGAAVALSYQSSDNAPRVVAKGYGMSAEAIIARAREAGVYVHGSPALVNLLMQVDLDSQIPPQLYVAVAELLAWLHRMEAGPDAANPLALTPA; via the coding sequence ATGAGCGACCACCCGTCCGACCGCGGCGCCGCCGTCGCCCTCTCCTACCAGTCCAGCGACAACGCCCCGCGCGTGGTGGCCAAGGGCTACGGCATGTCCGCCGAGGCCATCATCGCCCGCGCCCGCGAGGCCGGCGTCTACGTGCACGGATCGCCCGCGCTCGTCAATCTGCTGATGCAAGTGGACCTGGACAGCCAGATCCCGCCCCAGCTCTACGTGGCCGTGGCCGAACTGCTGGCGTGGCTGCACCGCATGGAAGCCGGCCCCGACGCGGCCAACCCGCTCGCCCTGACGCCGGCCTGA
- the fliE gene encoding flagellar hook-basal body complex protein FliE — MTISSIEGMLQQLRGLAQVAGGGTASQATAAASTSGFAGELQRSLQRLNTSQERAYGQAEAFEVGKPGVSLNDVMIDMQKANISFQTAVQVRNRLAAAYQEMMNMPV, encoded by the coding sequence ATGACCATTTCCTCTATCGAAGGCATGCTCCAGCAACTGCGCGGCCTTGCGCAGGTGGCTGGCGGCGGCACCGCGTCCCAGGCCACGGCGGCGGCGTCCACGTCCGGCTTTGCCGGCGAGCTGCAACGATCGCTGCAACGGCTGAACACCAGCCAGGAACGCGCCTACGGCCAGGCCGAGGCATTTGAAGTGGGCAAGCCCGGCGTGTCGCTGAACGACGTGATGATCGACATGCAGAAGGCCAACATTTCGTTCCAGACGGCCGTCCAGGTACGCAACCGCCTGGCGGCGGCGTACCAGGAAATGATGAACATGCCGGTGTAA
- the rfbF gene encoding glucose-1-phosphate cytidylyltransferase translates to MKAVILAGGLGTRISEESHLRPKPMIEIGGKPILWHIMKMYSAHGVNEFVICLGYKGYVIKEYFANYFLHMSDVTFDMSGNRMEVHCQKAEPWRVTLVDTGEESQTGGRLRRVRDYLPAGETFCFTYGDGVSDIDISAEIAFHRRHGRWATVAAVQPPGRYGALQRTNEDMVTGFAEKPRGDGGWINGGFFVLQPEVLDLIDGDHISWEQEPMGRLAREGHLLAFEHGGFWQPMDTLREKNQLEQLWQTGKAPWKVW, encoded by the coding sequence ATGAAAGCCGTGATCCTGGCCGGTGGCCTTGGCACCCGCATTTCCGAGGAATCGCACCTGCGGCCGAAGCCGATGATCGAGATCGGCGGCAAGCCCATCCTGTGGCACATCATGAAGATGTACTCGGCGCACGGCGTCAACGAGTTCGTGATCTGCCTGGGCTACAAGGGCTACGTCATCAAGGAATACTTCGCCAACTACTTCCTGCACATGTCCGACGTCACGTTCGACATGTCCGGCAACCGCATGGAAGTGCACTGCCAGAAGGCAGAGCCGTGGCGCGTGACCCTGGTGGACACGGGCGAGGAATCGCAGACCGGCGGCCGCCTGCGCCGCGTGCGCGACTACCTGCCCGCCGGCGAGACGTTTTGCTTCACCTACGGCGACGGCGTGTCCGACATCGACATCAGTGCCGAGATTGCGTTCCACCGCCGCCACGGCCGCTGGGCCACCGTGGCCGCCGTGCAGCCCCCGGGCCGCTACGGCGCGCTGCAGCGCACGAACGAGGACATGGTCACCGGCTTTGCCGAAAAGCCCCGCGGCGACGGCGGCTGGATCAACGGCGGCTTCTTCGTGCTGCAGCCCGAGGTGCTCGACCTGATCGACGGCGACCACATCAGCTGGGAACAGGAGCCGATGGGCCGCCTGGCGCGCGAGGGCCACCTGCTGGCGTTCGAGCACGGCGGCTTCTGGCAGCCGATGGACACGCTGCGCGAGAAGAACCAGCTCGAACAGCTCTGGCAGACCGGCAAGGCGCCGTGGAAGGTCTGGTGA
- a CDS encoding NAD-dependent epimerase/dehydratase family protein — translation MPTVLLTGASGYAGGAIRDVLRQAGMTVLTAGRRADDDLPFDLLRPDRLPALPAGIDACVHAAAANEVLCRQDPLAAFTANVTATRALAGRLRDAQVGHVVYLSTFHVFGRPAGRLDETAEPVPANDYGLTHLLAEHLLRAQPFRTTVIRPANLFGTPADWSTFNRWTLAPFDFMQQALRDGAVRLLSDGSPVRCYVSLERLAAAVVQGLQGHLPPVTHVSGQPWRMDALARLCAGVAAQASGRDVPVSLGTHRPAEAAYTFGSGHWADETDAEGEGEGERLRMATFARHVADRLLQDSKAGTP, via the coding sequence ATGCCGACCGTCTTGCTGACCGGTGCATCGGGCTACGCGGGCGGCGCCATCCGCGACGTCCTGCGCCAGGCCGGAATGACCGTGCTGACCGCCGGCCGCCGTGCCGATGACGACCTGCCGTTCGATCTGCTGCGGCCCGACCGCCTGCCCGCGCTGCCCGCCGGCATCGACGCCTGCGTCCATGCCGCCGCCGCCAACGAGGTGCTGTGCCGGCAGGACCCGCTGGCCGCGTTCACGGCCAACGTGACCGCCACGCGCGCGCTGGCCGGCCGGTTGCGCGACGCGCAGGTCGGTCACGTGGTCTACCTGTCCACGTTCCACGTATTCGGCCGCCCGGCCGGCCGGCTCGACGAGACCGCCGAGCCGGTGCCGGCCAACGACTACGGCCTGACCCATCTGCTGGCCGAGCACCTGCTGCGCGCGCAGCCGTTTCGCACCACCGTGATTCGCCCGGCCAATCTGTTCGGCACGCCGGCCGACTGGTCGACGTTCAACCGCTGGACGCTGGCACCGTTCGACTTCATGCAGCAGGCGCTGCGCGACGGCGCGGTGCGGCTGCTGTCCGACGGCTCGCCGGTGCGCTGCTACGTCTCGCTGGAGCGGCTGGCGGCGGCGGTCGTCCAGGGGCTGCAGGGCCACCTGCCGCCCGTGACGCACGTCTCCGGCCAGCCGTGGCGCATGGACGCGCTGGCGCGGCTGTGCGCCGGCGTGGCCGCGCAGGCCAGCGGGCGCGACGTGCCGGTATCGCTCGGCACGCACCGGCCCGCGGAAGCGGCCTACACGTTCGGCTCGGGGCACTGGGCCGATGAAACCGACGCAGAAGGCGAAGGCGAGGGCGAACGGTTGCGCATGGCGACGTTCGCGCGCCACGTCGCCGACAGACTGCTGCAAGACAGCAAGGCAGGAACACCATGA